The genomic window ACCAGCAATTTCGTTGGTATCTGTAATACAAATGTTTTCTCCAGTTTGCCATCCAGTCCCTGCTTCAATATCTCACAGTTTGAAACGTAGTGAAACCACTTACCAACCGAACTGTAAATTTCAGGCATTACATGCATATTTACAGTATGTACACTTGATTCATCAACCTCATACACTTTTAATTTCAGCAAGGTTGTAAAAATGGAACGCAGTATTCTGATATGGATTGCCTGGCTACTTAATTTGTTCCTCTTCAATGTCTCCGAACCAGTTTCTTTGATAATATAACTGCAGCCTCTTGGAATTTCAGGTAGTGCTGCTTTTGCCTGTGACAAGATACCAGAAAAAGTACCATAGATGTTACTTACAAACAGAACCTCAATAGTATAAATCCAATGAAATACACTTATTTACAAACTGTAACATGTTCAGAATTTGAAAGATTACAGTTGTGTAAACTAGACATCAAGAGTTGCCAACCCACATCTCTACACcgaacattttaaacaatggCCGAGGAGTACAGAAAAATGGTCCGTTAAAAACATACAACAAACTCCTGTGCAGAAATGTTCCTGAAAAAatcttgtttactttatattGATGGATTTTAGTAAAaggtttttttcatttaaatctagttctatatataatgctatataattcaattttattGGCACCCTGATTGACTAGACCTGCTGTATCATGCCTGATATATAACCAGAGATTGGGGTAACCTGTGCAGTCAGAACAATGTAGACAATTCATTGTAGTAATTTAAAATCTGTAATGTTTTACAATCACTAAAAACTTTAGTTTGAGACTCCCATCATATCTTATTCAGATCTGTGATATTTACCACATCGTAGAGGAACGCATGGTCAAATCTCCTCTGGTCAGGATCAGGGACTAATGTGGCATGGCCCCAATCCTTCACCTCCAGCTGACGATTTACTTTGATCCAACTGACTGACCTCAGGTTTTCAATATCAATCACAACTATGCTTTGTAGGTTCTACAACAATTAATGAGCAGTAAATAATCTTTCATCAGTGCTGAAGACTGAAGGCacattataatgataatcaGTTCCGCCTTTATCAGTGTTGAAGATGAAAGCCACATTGTAATAATAATCAGCTCCCCCATCTTTACCcaaatgaccttaacctttgaccCACTGACCTTTATCTTTGGTCAGTAAACTTCTTatttaattctgaccaactttgcttgataatatcataacaaaacaagaggcccatgggccttaacagtcatcaaCAGATTGTAGCATTATATTGTAGACTAGAACACAATCTGTACCAGTATAGCACTGTAAAATAtacctacacaggtaaatgaTCAACTAAGAATCAGTCGCTTTCCCTAAACAGCCTATTCCCCTATCTGTAATTAGTACCTATCATTCTCCCCCTGTAACAACACCGCTTGTGCCCAATGTTCAAATAGaacatgttggctgagtgggaagacaCCATGGCATCAGTAGAAATGGTGGCCATATTTGATTTTGAACCAGCCCAAAAAGTAACAatacttggtcaggaccatttcagaatcatttcaggcaagcCAGAGATAAATCCTAGTGGtggatttggtttattttgtttgatgtcccattaacagccagggtcatataaggatgtgGGTGcaagttttggaggtgaaggaaagccggagtacccggagaaaaaccaccggcctacggtcaatacctggcaactgccccatgtaggtttcgaactcgcaacccagaggtagagggctagtaataaagtgtcgggacaccttaatcacttGGCCACTGCGGACCCCCAGTGGTGGAACTtcagaagaagttttaaatagttgttgttcaggaaaaccatgattgagTAATCATATTACGaaatggctgccatggcaaagtttttacaaggccaaAAAATTACAACACcttggctccccttccttaacatcccaAACCAATTTCCAGCTTAATGGCACATGTGAAACCTgagaagaagcttaaaatgcattttcaaGGTGGCTGCCATGGaggcaatcttggattttgaaccaacctgaaaaataacaacacttggtcaggaccatatcaggtaagttagagctgaattccATAGTTGGACCTATCTCAGAATCATTTCAGGTTAGTCAGAATCCCTGTGGTGGAActaagaagtttgaaataggtgttgttcaggaaaaccatgattttGCAGTCATGTTTCAAAAATAGCTGCGGTGGATACTATGTCAAAGTTTTTTCGAGGCTGAAAAAAAACAtgccatggctgccatcttTGATTTGGGACTGaccagaaaaataaaaacacttgggCAGGATCATTTCAAGAAAGTAAGAGCTCATTAACACTagttgaacttgagaagaagtttgaaatgtgaaatgtGGACGAAGCacaatgactataggtcatcctaaCCCTGTCAGTCTGATGACCTAATGATGATATCAGTGAAAGTATTTCAGAAAGTTTGCTTTAAAAAtttgaaagggagataatttagtATTATTAGAATTCAGCTGAACATTTCTTTTCATGCATTTAGGGGCCAATCTACCTAACTTATATGTCGGACATTCAATTCTGTTGATATTAACATATGATTATCACTGATTGCACACTTACCAATACGAAATACATAACCTAGTTAGGTGCCTTCATTCTATCAGAATTATTAAACTgataataaaaatcaataaactCAAAGCTTGCTGaagatatataatattggaACAATGAAGAATTTAACGGACATTAGATGTCTCATTGACCTATCGCTTTATAACTCGTCCCAAATATTTACCTTAGTTTTCTTCCTTGACAATTCTGGATAACAGAAAATGTTATGCTGTACATAAGTTTTCTTCAGTTCTGTACACAAGCTTTGAAGATGTACAAAACTCACAACATCAGCTTTTAACAAGTCATTCACATCACAAATCTTTGCATTCCTTGAGCGAAAATTCATTATATCAGTCACCAATGCCTGGTCTAATTTCATCCCTTTCATCAACAAAACACTTTTCTCTGTAACACCATTTAAGAAActtaaaacctttttttcatgttttgcaTCTAGCATCAATTTTGGTGAAGACTTCTCTGTGTGAATTGTCATCTGCTGTCCATCATGGATTGGGGCTGGTGTGTGAATTGTCATCTGCTGTCCATCATGGATTGGGGCTGGTATCTGTTGTCCACCATGGATTTCTTTTTGGTTTGAAGTCAACTTCACACAATAAAGACGTTTCTGGGGGAAAAAAGTTCCAAAATTAGTAAACAACCTCCTGACTTATGACTTCCTTGATACTTGGGGGTAGTAGTATAATCTTTACACTTAACAAAATACGATAAA from Pecten maximus chromosome 1, xPecMax1.1, whole genome shotgun sequence includes these protein-coding regions:
- the LOC117322412 gene encoding uncharacterized protein LOC117322412 isoform X2, with translation MSRARFMVSSFWRKRCFPSDLSYSCLKRLYCVKLTSNQKEIHGGQQIPAPIHDGQQMTIHTEKSSPKLMLDAKHEKKVLSFLNGVTEKSVLLMKGMKLDQALVTDIMNFRSRNAKICDVNDLLKADVVSFVHLQSLCTELKKTYVQHNIFCYPELSRKKTKNLQSIVVIDIENLRSVSWIKVNRQLEVKDWGHATLVPDPDQRRFDHAFLYDVAKAALPEIPRGCSYIIKETGSETLKRNKLSSQAIHIRILRSIFTTLLKLKVYEVDESSVHTVNMHVMPEIYSSVGKWFHYVSNCEILKQGLDGKLEKTFVLQIPTKLLVQYNNICDDLLQEQYASVALLANSFYKLVLCD
- the LOC117322412 gene encoding uncharacterized protein LOC117322412 isoform X4, with the protein product MTIHTEKSSPKLMLDAKHEKKVLSFLNGVTEKSVLLMKGMKLDQALVTDIMNFRSRNAKICDVNDLLKADVVSFVHLQSLCTELKKTYVQHNIFCYPELSRKKTKNLQSIVVIDIENLRSVSWIKVNRQLEVKDWGHATLVPDPDQRRFDHAFLYDVAKAALPEIPRGCSYIIKETGSETLKRNKLSSQAIHIRILRSIFTTLLKLKVYEVDESSVHTVNMHVMPEIYSSVGKWFHYVSNCEILKQGLDGKLEKTFVLQIPTKLLVQYNNICDDLLQEQYASVALLANSFYKLVLCD
- the LOC117322412 gene encoding uncharacterized protein LOC117322412 isoform X3; protein product: MTIHTPAPIHDGQQMTIHTEKSSPKLMLDAKHEKKVLSFLNGVTEKSVLLMKGMKLDQALVTDIMNFRSRNAKICDVNDLLKADVVSFVHLQSLCTELKKTYVQHNIFCYPELSRKKTKNLQSIVVIDIENLRSVSWIKVNRQLEVKDWGHATLVPDPDQRRFDHAFLYDVAKAALPEIPRGCSYIIKETGSETLKRNKLSSQAIHIRILRSIFTTLLKLKVYEVDESSVHTVNMHVMPEIYSSVGKWFHYVSNCEILKQGLDGKLEKTFVLQIPTKLLVQYNNICDDLLQEQYASVALLANSFYKLVLCD
- the LOC117322412 gene encoding uncharacterized protein LOC117322412 isoform X1 — translated: MSRARFMVSSFWRKRCFPSDLSYSCLKRLYCVKLTSNQKEIHGGQQIPAPIHDGQQMTIHTPAPIHDGQQMTIHTEKSSPKLMLDAKHEKKVLSFLNGVTEKSVLLMKGMKLDQALVTDIMNFRSRNAKICDVNDLLKADVVSFVHLQSLCTELKKTYVQHNIFCYPELSRKKTKNLQSIVVIDIENLRSVSWIKVNRQLEVKDWGHATLVPDPDQRRFDHAFLYDVAKAALPEIPRGCSYIIKETGSETLKRNKLSSQAIHIRILRSIFTTLLKLKVYEVDESSVHTVNMHVMPEIYSSVGKWFHYVSNCEILKQGLDGKLEKTFVLQIPTKLLVQYNNICDDLLQEQYASVALLANSFYKLVLCD